DNA from Acidobacteriota bacterium:
CCGGCGCCGGCGACCAGAGTTGGGAGGTCGTCACTCACGGTGGCCGCACGCCGACGGGACTCGATGCGCTGGAGTGGATCGAACAGGGGATCGAGCGCGGCGCCGGCGAGATCCTGCTCACCAGCATCGACAGCGACGGTACGAAGGAGGGATACGACCTGGAACTCCTGCGGCGGGCCTCCGCCCTGTCGCCGGTACCGGTGATCGCCTCCGGCGGCGCCGGCACCCTCGGGCACCTCGCCGACGCGCTTGAAACAGGCGCAGCGGCAGTTCTCGCCGCCTCGATCTTCCACCAGGAGACCTACTCGGTGGGCGCGGTCAAGGAGTACCTCGACCGCCGCTACCCGATGCGTATTCCCTAGCAACCGGGTGCGCCGGCGTCCACGCCGGCATCCGGGCCGAGACGACACACCGACCAGCCGACAGACCATCACGAGAGACGAACAGATGACATTCCCGACGATCGACCCGGCCGCGCTCACCTACGACGACCGGGGCTTGCTGCCCGTCGTCGTCCAGGACGTGCTCTCCGGCGCTGTGCTGATGCTCGCCTACGCCAACCGCGAGGCGGTGGAGCTGACCCTCTCGACCGGTCAGGCCCACTTCTTCAGCCGTTCCCGCCAGGAGCTTTGGCGCAAGGGCGCGACCTCCGGCAACACGCAGGCGGTGGTCGAGGTGCTCCAGGACTGCGACCGTGACGCCCTGCTGGTGCGGGCGCTGCCGGCCGGGCCGGCCTGCCATCTCTACACGCGGAGCTGCTTCGAGCCGAACGCCGCCGAGTTCGAGCTCGGCTGGCTGCGCCGCGTGCTCGCCGAGCGGGCGGAAGCACAGCCGGAGGAGAGCTACACCGCCCGCCTGCTCGAACAGGGCGTGGACCGCATCGCCCGCAAGGTCGCGGAGGAAGCGGGGGAGACGGTGATCGCCGGCGTCCGCGCGGACGCGGAACCGAAGTCCGCCGAGCGTCGTGGCGACCTCGCGGCCGAAGCCGCCGACCTGGTCTACCACCTGCTCGTCCTGCTGCAGGCAACCGGCGTCGAACTAGCCGACGTGGCCGCTGAACTGGGCCGCCGCCACCAGGATCTCGGGAAGTCGCCGTCATGAGCCGGCCCGCCGCCGCCATCGCCCACACGCGCGAGTTCCTGGCCGACACGTCAACGCCGCTCGGCGTCTACCGAAAGCTGGCGGCCCGCGCGGACGGCGATGCTGCTGGCCGGCGCTTTCTCCTCGAGAGCGTCACCGGCGGCGAGCACGTTTCGCGCTACAGCTTCCTCAGCGCCGGTCCGTCCCAGGTCTGCCGGGTCTACCTCGACCGGCTCGAGATCGAGGACTGCCGGAACGGCCGCGGCGTGCAGGTGCAGACGGGCGACCCCCTGGTCAGGCTTCGGCGCCTGCTCGACGGCGTGGCCGGCGATCCCGCGCCACCGCTGCCGTTTGCCGGCGGCTGGATCGGCGCCTTCGGGTTCGACGCGATCCGGCTCGCCGAGCCGTGCCTGGTCGACCATGTGGCCGGCCGGCCGCCGGACCCGTTCGGTCTGCCGGTAGCGATTCTCGCGCGCTACGACGAAGTGCTGGTCTTCGATCATGCCCACCAGCGGATCCTCGCGGTGGCGAATGAGATCGAGGGTGAGAGCACGGCCGCCGACGCGGAGACCCGTCTCGAGGAGCTGCAGTCCGTACTCGAGACCCGGGGTGAGGCGATGGCGGCGCGGGTCGAGGACCGGGGACTCAAGGCGGAAACGGCCGACCCCACTCTGAGCGACGAGGAGTACTTCGGCGTCGTCAACAAGGCCAAGGAGTACATCGCCGCCGGCGACATCTTCCAGGTCGTGCTCGCCCGCCGCTGGGCGCTCGACCTCGACGTGCCGCTGACGACGGTCTACCGGGCCTTGCGCCTGGTCAACCCGTCGCCCTACATGGTGCTGTTCGAGGCGCCGGAGGTGTCGCTGATCGGCGCATCGCCCGAGATGCTGGTGCGCCGGACGGGTCGGCGGCTGGAGATGCGGCCGATCGCCGGCACCCGGCCGCGCGGCGGGAACCCCGTTGAGGACCGGGCCCTGGCCGAGGAACTGATGGCCGATCCGAAGGAGCGCGCCGAGCACGTGATGCTGGTCGATCTCGGCCGCAACGATCTGGGGCGGGTGGCGTCTCCCGGCGCCGTCTCGGTCGAGGAATTCATGGTGATCGAGCACTACAGCGATGTGATGCACATCGTCAGCTCGGTCGAGGCGGAGCAGGCGGCGGGCGGCGGCAACGGCGCCGGATCGGCCCTCGACGCTCTCCTCGCATGCCTCCCGGCCGGCACGCTCTCCGGGGCGCCGAAGATCCGGGCGGTGGAGATCATCGACGAGCTCGAGCCGGAGGCACGCGGCATGTACGGCGGCTCGGTGGGCTACTTCTCGTTCGGCGGCGATATGGACACCTGCATCACGATCCGCACCCTGGCGCTCGTCAACGGGGAGGCCTCGATCACCGCCGGGGGCGGCATCGTCGCCGACTCGGATCCGGTGCGCGAGGCGCAGGAGACCCGCGACAAGGCGGCGGCGCTGCTGCGGGCCGTGGCCCTGGCGCGCGAGCTGGAGGACCGGGCATGATCCTCGTCGTCGACAACTACGACTCGTTCACCTACAACCTGGTCCAGATGCTGGGCGGTCTCGGCGCCGAACTCGAGGTGGTGCGCAACGACGTCGAGAGCGTGGCGGACCTGCTGGCGCGCGACGCCGACGGAATCGTCCTGTCGCCGGGGCCCGGCCGGCCCGAGGACGCGGGCGTCTGCATCGAGTTGCTGCGGGCCCGGCCTAAGACGCCCCTGCTGGGCGTCTGTCTCGGCCACCAGGCGCTCGGTTCGGCGTTCGGCGCCACGGTCAGCCGGGCGAAGACGCTGATGCACGGCAAGACATCCGAGGTCGAGCACCGGGGAGTGGGCCTCCTGGACGGCTTGCCGTCGCCTTTCGTGGCGACCCGCTATCACTCTCTCGCCGTGGAGGAGGGTAGCCTGCCGCCCTCGCTCGAACCCCTGGCCTGGACCGGGGACGCGACCCTGATGGCGATGCGCCACCGGGAGTTGCCCTATTGGGGGGTTCAGTTCCACCCCGAGTCGGTGCTTACCGATACGGGCCCGCAGCTACTCCAGAACTTTCTCGACTACTGCGAGGCAGCGCATGAGTGATCTCGACCTTTCCGCCCTGCTGAGAACGACGATCGCCGGCGAGGATCTTCCGGCGGCGACGGTGGAGGAGCTGTTCGGTCGCCTGATGGACGGCGAACTCTCGGAGGTCTGGAAGAGCGCGTTCCTTGTCGCGCTGGCGGCGAAGGGAGAGTCGGTCGGCGAGATCGCCGGCGCCGCCCGGGCGATGCGCGCGCGCGCGGCGCGCGTCGAGCACGGGAGTTCCGGCGTGATCGACACCTGCGGCACCGGCGGCGACGGCAGGGGCACGTTCAACATCTCGACCGCGGCCGCGCTGGTCGCGGCGGCGGGCGGCGCCCGCGTCGCCAAGCACGGCAACCGCGCTGTGTCGAGCCGGTCCGGCTCGGCCGACGTGCTGGCCGCGCTGGGCGTGAGGCTCTCCGGCTACACGGAGGCGCTCGGACGTTGTCTGGACGAGGTCGGCATCGTGTTCCTCTTCGCGCCGATGCTGCACCCGGCGATGGCCCAGGTCATGCCCGTGCGGCAGGAACTCGGCGTGCGCACCCTCTTCAACGTGCTGGGGCCCCTGACCAACCCCGCAGGCGCGAAACGGCAGTTGATCGGTGTCTTTTCGCCCGACCTCGTCGAACCGATCGCGCGGGTCCTGCTCGAACTCGGCAGCGAGCACGCTCTGGTCGTGCACGGCGACGGCCTCGACGAGATGACGACCACGGGGCCGACCGCGGTCGCCGAGGTCCGGGACGGCGAGGTCAGTACGTATGAGGTCCGGCCGGGCGACTTCGGTGTCGCCGCGGCGTCGCCTGAGGACCTGCTCGGCGGCGACCCGGAGCGGAACGTCGAACTGATGCGCGGCGTGCTCGACGGCGGGAAGGGGGCGCTGGCCGACATCACCTGCCTGAACGCCGGGGCGGCGCTCTACGTGGCGGGCAGGGCCGACAGTCTCGCGGCTGGCGTCGCCGCGGCGTCCGAGGTCCAGGGTTCCGGCGCGGCTGCCGCGAAGCTCGCGGAACTCGTTGGCTGGACCGGTTGGGACGAGGAAGGCGGCGGTGACTGAACCCGTGCCCGAAGTACCCGACATCCTGCGCCGCATCTGCGAGCAGCGGCGCCGGCGCGTGGCCGCTGGCAACGCGGGCGTCCAGTCTGGATCCGCTTGCGTGTCCGACGCCCCCGGCCGCCGCTTCCTCGACGCGATCTCCGCTCGCCGCGGCCGGGCTGTGATCGCCGAGATCAAGATGGGTTCTCCCAAGCTCGGCGACCTGCGCGACCGTTTCGATCCGGTCGCGCGGGCCGCGGCCTACGCCGATGCCGGGGCGGCCTGCCTGTCCGTCGTGGTCGAGCCGGACCACTTCCACGGAAGCTACGAACTGCTGGCCGAGTGCGCGGCCGCGTCCGGGCTGCCGGCCGTGGCGAAGGACTTCGTCGTCTCCGACGTGCAGCTTGAATGGGCGCGGGAGGCTGGCGCCTGTGCCGTGCTGTTGATCGCGGCCCTCTACGATGCAGCGGAACTGCGCCGTCTGGCCGGGCTTGCCCGCGGCCTCGGGCTGGTGCCGCTGATCGAGACCCACGACGACGCGGATTTCGAGAAGCTCCGTCCGATGGCTCACGACGATGGGCCGGAGCGGAGCTCCAACTGGGAACTGGTCGGCATCAACAACCGCGACCTGCGCACCTTCGCCGTCGACCTCGAACGCAGCGCCGACCGCGTCGGCTGCCTGCCGTCGTCGGCCCTCAAGGTCGCCGAGTCGGGCATCCACAGCGCCGCCGACCTGGCGAAACTGCGGCGGGCCGGCTTCGACGCCTTCCTGATCGGCGAACGGCTCGTGCTTTCCGGCGACCCGGCCGCCACCCTGGTCGAACTACTGGGCCGACCGGCGGCGCAGGAGGTGGCCTCGTGAAGGTCAAGATCTGCGGCGTCACCACACCCGCCGACGCCCGTCTCGCCGTCGACTTGGGCGCCGACTTCATCGGCCTCAACTTTTGCCGTCCGAGCCCGCGGTGGATCGATGTCGACGAGGCGGCCCACATCCGTCGCCGCATCGGGAACCGGGCTCAGACCGTTGGCATCTTCGTCGACCCTACGCGCGAAGAACTCGAGACGATCGACCGCAAGGTCGGCCTCGACTACATCCAGTTCAGCGGCGACGAGAGCCCGGAACTCGTCGCCGGGTACAGCGACCGCGCCATCCGCGTCCGCCGTATCGGCGGCGCCGCGGCACCGGCCGCGGTCGCGGTCGCCGAGGAGGATTGCTGGGCGGTCCTGATCGACCGCGCCCACGATCGCCTCTACGGCGGCTCCGGCGAGAGCTGGGACTACGCCGCCGCGGCGGATCTCGTCCGGACGCCGGCCGGCGCCGGCGAGCCGCGCCGCCTGTTCATCGCCGGCGGCGTGCGCCCCGGCAACGTCGCCGAAGTGGCGGCGGCCGTGCCGGGCGCCTACGCCGTCGACACCTGTTCGGGCGTCGAGTCCGCTCCCGGCCGGAAGGACCGCGGCAAGCTGGAGCGACTGTTCGCCAACCTCAGAGCGGGAGCAGCA
Protein-coding regions in this window:
- a CDS encoding aminodeoxychorismate/anthranilate synthase component II translates to MILVVDNYDSFTYNLVQMLGGLGAELEVVRNDVESVADLLARDADGIVLSPGPGRPEDAGVCIELLRARPKTPLLGVCLGHQALGSAFGATVSRAKTLMHGKTSEVEHRGVGLLDGLPSPFVATRYHSLAVEEGSLPPSLEPLAWTGDATLMAMRHRELPYWGVQFHPESVLTDTGPQLLQNFLDYCEAAHE
- a CDS encoding chorismate-binding protein, with protein sequence MSRPAAAIAHTREFLADTSTPLGVYRKLAARADGDAAGRRFLLESVTGGEHVSRYSFLSAGPSQVCRVYLDRLEIEDCRNGRGVQVQTGDPLVRLRRLLDGVAGDPAPPLPFAGGWIGAFGFDAIRLAEPCLVDHVAGRPPDPFGLPVAILARYDEVLVFDHAHQRILAVANEIEGESTAADAETRLEELQSVLETRGEAMAARVEDRGLKAETADPTLSDEEYFGVVNKAKEYIAAGDIFQVVLARRWALDLDVPLTTVYRALRLVNPSPYMVLFEAPEVSLIGASPEMLVRRTGRRLEMRPIAGTRPRGGNPVEDRALAEELMADPKERAEHVMLVDLGRNDLGRVASPGAVSVEEFMVIEHYSDVMHIVSSVEAEQAAGGGNGAGSALDALLACLPAGTLSGAPKIRAVEIIDELEPEARGMYGGSVGYFSFGGDMDTCITIRTLALVNGEASITAGGGIVADSDPVREAQETRDKAAALLRAVALARELEDRA
- the trpD gene encoding anthranilate phosphoribosyltransferase encodes the protein MSDLDLSALLRTTIAGEDLPAATVEELFGRLMDGELSEVWKSAFLVALAAKGESVGEIAGAARAMRARAARVEHGSSGVIDTCGTGGDGRGTFNISTAAALVAAAGGARVAKHGNRAVSSRSGSADVLAALGVRLSGYTEALGRCLDEVGIVFLFAPMLHPAMAQVMPVRQELGVRTLFNVLGPLTNPAGAKRQLIGVFSPDLVEPIARVLLELGSEHALVVHGDGLDEMTTTGPTAVAEVRDGEVSTYEVRPGDFGVAAASPEDLLGGDPERNVELMRGVLDGGKGALADITCLNAGAALYVAGRADSLAAGVAAASEVQGSGAAAAKLAELVGWTGWDEEGGGD
- the hisIE gene encoding bifunctional phosphoribosyl-AMP cyclohydrolase/phosphoribosyl-ATP diphosphatase HisIE, which translates into the protein MTFPTIDPAALTYDDRGLLPVVVQDVLSGAVLMLAYANREAVELTLSTGQAHFFSRSRQELWRKGATSGNTQAVVEVLQDCDRDALLVRALPAGPACHLYTRSCFEPNAAEFELGWLRRVLAERAEAQPEESYTARLLEQGVDRIARKVAEEAGETVIAGVRADAEPKSAERRGDLAAEAADLVYHLLVLLQATGVELADVAAELGRRHQDLGKSPS
- a CDS encoding indole-3-glycerol-phosphate synthase, with product MTEPVPEVPDILRRICEQRRRRVAAGNAGVQSGSACVSDAPGRRFLDAISARRGRAVIAEIKMGSPKLGDLRDRFDPVARAAAYADAGAACLSVVVEPDHFHGSYELLAECAAASGLPAVAKDFVVSDVQLEWAREAGACAVLLIAALYDAAELRRLAGLARGLGLVPLIETHDDADFEKLRPMAHDDGPERSSNWELVGINNRDLRTFAVDLERSADRVGCLPSSALKVAESGIHSAADLAKLRRAGFDAFLIGERLVLSGDPAATLVELLGRPAAQEVAS
- a CDS encoding phosphoribosylanthranilate isomerase translates to MKVKICGVTTPADARLAVDLGADFIGLNFCRPSPRWIDVDEAAHIRRRIGNRAQTVGIFVDPTREELETIDRKVGLDYIQFSGDESPELVAGYSDRAIRVRRIGGAAAPAAVAVAEEDCWAVLIDRAHDRLYGGSGESWDYAAAADLVRTPAGAGEPRRLFIAGGVRPGNVAEVAAAVPGAYAVDTCSGVESAPGRKDRGKLERLFANLRAGAAR